Within Burkholderia sp., the genomic segment GCTCAACGCGAATACGGGTCAAGTGCATGCCGCGCTAATGGCGAATCAGAATGTGGATGACGGTAACGCTCTGGCCAAGTTGCTCGACCAGATTTCACGCGAAGAACACATCGATGTCATCGGCGGTGACGGTGCCTACGACACCAAGCCATGCCATGCGGCCATTGCTGCACGCAGTGCTGTTCCTTTATATTCCGCCACGCGAGGATGCCGCTCATTGGTCAGCGGATATGCCCGGTGCGGCGTGGCGTAATGGCGCGGTTGATGCAATTTCCCGTGACGGTCGTCGAGCATGGAAGTAAGACAGTGGCTACCACCGGCGATCGCTTGCCGAAATGCGATGTATCCGGTTCAAGACCCTCACCGGCAACTGTCTCTGGGCGCGTCACATCGACTCGAAGGCGACCGAGATCTCCGTTCGCGTCGGCGTCATCAACCGTATTGCGGACCTCGCCCGTCCGCAATACGTTCGTATCGCTTGAAATTATGCCCGTCGATGCCATGGCGTCCTCGCGCTCGATTTATGCAACAACACGCCTGCACGACTAAACTGCAATCGCTCGGCGAGCCGCTGTGCTAGACGTTGACCTACGACCAAGGCCGCGAGATGGCGCGAAATGCCGAACTGACGGTTGCGACGTTCGCGTCTACTGCTGCGAATCCTTGGCAGTGCGGAACGTGTGAGAACGCCACCTCCCTGGCTTGCTATTGATCAGCAATACAAGAACTTGACTCAATCTGCATAACAAATTGGTTTGTGCATGAAATAGCGAGCGATACGTTGTGGTGATTTCTGGAGACGACATACATGGCTGATGACCGTTTTTTTGAGATGCCCCTTGGTCTATTCTAGTGCCTGTTTCGTCACGTTCGCCTTCAGGTCAGCATTGAGCATTTCGTCTGAATTCAGTTCCGGGCTGTACGACGGAAGGTAGAACACTTCGATCTCGTCAACCTGCTTGGTCAACCATGCAGTGACAGGCTTGGCATGATGAACCTTCAGGTTGTCGAGAATCAGACACACCTTCTTGCTATCCAGGTCAATAGTTACTTGCCAAAAATTACTTGCCCAAGGGCACGGATCTCTGTCCATCTACTCTCCAGACGACTTTGATGCGATTGCTGACCTACTCAACACTCGACTGCGCGCCAGACTAAACTAGCACACCCCTTTGCAAATTTTGGCTTAGGTCCTCTGGCTAACCCCACCGACCGAGCTCCAGCCCGTTAACCAGCGTGTGTTGCACTGCACTCTTGAAATTGCTCCCGTCACTTGTGGCAGGGAGCCTCATTGGAGCGGATCTCAATGTAGGCCTGGAGGATGAAAAAATGACTGACGTAGTGATCGTATCGGCCGCGCGCACTGGGGTCGGAAAATTCGGTGGTTCGCTGGCCAGGATGGCCGCGCCGGAACTAGGTGCGAGGGTGATTCGCGCCGTACTGGAACGCAGCGGCGTGGAATCCGATCAAGTGAGCGAAGTAATCATGGGGCAAGTACTGACAGCTGCGTCGGGTCAGAACCCGGCGCGCCAGGCCGTGATCAAGGCGGGCCTGCCCACCGCCGTGCCCGGCATGACCATCAACCAGGTCTGCGGCTCGGGCCTGAAGGCCGTGATGCTGGCCGCTAACGCGATCATCGCGGGCGACGCTGAGATCGTCATCGCTGGCGGCCAGGAAAACATGAGCTCGGCACCTCACGTGCTGCCGAGCTCGCGCGACGGCTTCCGGATGGGCGATACTAAGTTAGTCGACAGCATGATCATGGACGGCCTCTGGGACGTCTACAACAACTACCACATGGGCATCACGGCCGAGAACGTGGCCAAGGAATACGGCATCACGCGCGAGGCGCAGGACGTCTTCGCGGCGCTCTCGCAGAACAAGGCAGAGGCCGCCCAGAAGTCGGGCCGCTTCGATGACGAAATCGTGCCGATCAAGATCCCACAGCGCAAGGGCGAGCCAATCCGTTTCGCCAGCGACGAGTTCGTCCGCAGCGGCGTGACGGTCGAGTCGCTGGCAGGCCTCAAGCCCGCCTTCTCGAAGGAAGGTTCGGTGACGGCGGCCAATGCCTCTGGCCTCAACGACGGCGCGGCCGCGGTACTGGTGATGTCGACAGAGAAGGCCAAGGCGCTCGGCCTCATACCGCTCGCGCACATCAAAGCCTACGCCCATGTGGGCATCGACCCGAAGGTGATGGGCATGGGTCCTGTGCCAGCTTCGCGCCGCTGCCTGGAGCGTGCCGGCTGGTCGGTCGGCGATCTTGACCTGATGGAGATCAACGAGGCCTTCGCGGCGCAGGCGCTCGCCGTGCACAAACAGATGGGCTGGGATACTTCGAAGGTAAACGTGAATGGTGGCGCGATTGCGATCGGTCACCCGATCGGCGCATCGGGCTGCCGGATCTTGGTCACGCTGCTGCACGAGATGCAAAAACGCGATGCGAAGCGCGGCCTCGCATCGCTATGTATCGGTGGTGGGATGGGCGTGGCGCTGGCGGTCGAGCGCCTGTAACGGCTGCTGCGCGGCACAGTTGGATCGGCGCGCGCAGCGTTTAAACCAGGTAGATCGACGAAGGAAGCGCTGTCGGGCGCTTCGACAACAATAAAGGGAGTGTTCAGTGTGACTCCACGAGTGGCTTACGTGACTGGCGGCATGGGTGGTATCGGGACTGGCATTTGCCAGCGTCTGTACAAGGCAGGTTTTATAGTGGTCGCCGGCTGCGGGCCGAATTCTCCACGCCGCGCGCAGTGGATCGAGGACCAAAAGGCGCTCGGCTTCGATTTTCACGCCTCCGAGGGCAATGTCGGCGACTGGGAATCGACCAAACTTGCTTTCGACAAGGTCAAGGTTGAGGTGGGCGAGGTCAACGTGCTGGTCAACAACGCTGGCATCACGCGCGACGTGATGTTCCGCAAGATGACGCTGGAAGATTGGCAAGCTGTGATTGAAACCAACCTGACTAGCCTGTTCAACGTGACTAAGCAGGTGATCGACGGCATGGTCTCGCACGGCTGGGGACGGGTAATTAACATCTCGTCGGTAAACGGCCAGAAAGGCCAGGTTGGCCAAACCAACTACTCGACCGCCAAGGCTGGCATCCACGGCTTCACCATGTCGCTGGCACAAGAGGTGGCTACCAAGGGTGTGACAGTCAATACCGTGTCGCCAGGCTACATCAGCACCAATATGGTCAATGCGATCCGCCCCAAAGTGCTCGAGAAGATCGTCGTGACGATCCCGGTGCGCCGTCTTGGCTCGCCTGAAGAAATCGCCTCGATCGTGTCCTGGCTCGCTTCGGACGAATCGAGTTTTGCCACGGGTGCCGATTTCTCGCTCAATGGCGGTCTGCACATGGGTTGATGTGTGCCTATTGGCGCGGATTCCGTGTGGGACATGGCCGCGCCACCAGGCTCGACAAATTCCGAGTGCGTTTTCGGTCTGGCTACGCGCTGTTGCGGCGGCGAGTGCTATCGTCTCGCCGCCCAGGCACTCACAGGTACTCCATGACTACTACAAAAAAAACTGCCGAACGACTCATCAAGAAGTATCCGAATCGCCGGCTATACGACACTGAAACGAGCACGTATATTACGCTGACTGATGTGAAGCAGCTCGTGCTCGAGCAGAAGGATTTTAAAGTTGTCGATGTTAAGAGCAGCGAGGACCTCACGCGCAGCATCCTGCTGCAGATCATCCTCGAGGAGGAAAGCGGCGGCGTGCCGATGTTCTCCTCGTCGATGCTTTCGCAGATCATCCGCTTCTACGGCCACGCGATGCAGGGCATGATGGGTGCCTACCTGGAAAAGAATATCCAGGCCTTCATCGATATTCAGAATAAGCTTACCGACAAGTCGAAGCATCTCTACGACAGCAGCAATATAATGAACCCTGATGTCTGGTCGCAGTTCATGAACATGCAAGGGATGATGGCCAGCTACATCGAGCAGTCAAAGAACATGTTTGTGCAGATGCAGGAACAGATGCAGAGCCAGGCAAAATCAATGTTCAGCTCATTCCCGTTCAAGAAGCCGACGCCAGCGGACGATCCAGACAAGAAATAAGGCGGCTGAGAAGGGCCGTCGGGCAGAGATAAAGCCCGACATCGCAACGGCCCGCCTTGGGGCGTGCCCCGGGCTTTGGGTCCATGCTTACTGCGTTGTTGCATAAATCGAGTGAAATTCGTTGACGTTGACGCGCAGCGGTCGCGGGGCCAGCCCCATCTATCAAATCAGATTCCAGAGTAACTGCCTAATTCTTTCCAAGAAAATATGCAAGGACATACACAAGACAGGTGAGCCGAAAACACGCTAGCGTGTCAGGAATTGGGCGGGCTATAATGAAGGATTGGTCAATCGGGGGATCGTGACAATATGGATAGAGGAAGCCGTCCTTGCCAAAATATCCGACGCCATACCCACACGTGGTCGCCCGTGTCTATACGGCGATACGCTGATTCAGGCATGACTTGGCGTGAAGTCTGTCTATCGACGGACGTTGTGCGCTCTGCAAGGTTTCACCAAAACTCTGCGCGATCTGCCCTTCCCTGGCTTGCCGGTGCCGAATTACACCACGCTCTGTCGCCGGGCAAAAACGCTTGATGTCGAACTGCCGATCTTTCTCGACAACGAACCGATCCATCTGGATGTCGATAGCACCGGTCTGAAGGTCTATGGCAAGGTGAGTGGAAGGTGCGGTGCCCCCCGTCAGCACGGCTACTCGAAGCAGCGCACGTGGCATAAAGTCGATTTCGCGCTCGATACGAATACGGGTCACGTACATGCCGCTCTAATGAAGAGTCAGAATGTGGATGACGGTCACGCTCTGGTCAAGTTGCTCGACCAGATTTCACGCGAAGAACAAATCGATGTCATCGGCGGTGACGGTGCCTACGACATCAAGCCATGCCATGCGGCCATTGCTGCACGCAGTGCTGTTCCTTTAATTCCGCCACGCGAGGATGCCGCTCATTGGCCAGCGGATATGCCCGGTGCGCCGTGGCGTAATGGCGCGGTTGATGCAATTGCCCGTGACGGTCGTCGAGAATGGAAGCAAGACAGTGGCTACCACCGGCGATCGATCGCCGAGAATGCGATGGTATCGGTTCAAGACGCTCAGCGGAAACTTTCTCTGGGCGCGTCACATCGCCTCGCAGGCGCCCTCGGTCGCCGGTCGCGTCAGCGTCATCAACCGCATGGTTGGACCTGGCTCGTCCGCAATCCGTTCGTATCGCCTGAAATTATGCCCGTCGATGCTATTGCGTCCTCACACTCGATTTATGCAACAACGCCCAACAAAACGCCCCGGGCATCGGTGCCGTACGCTGGCTCCTGCCATTGTACGAAAAGCATAAAACTGCCCCTGATTGCATTTCACCACTACAGCTGCGAAATCATCATGTCGTTCTTCTCCGCTGTCGAACTCGTGCCCCACGATCCGATCTTGGGCCTCAACGAGGCGTTCAATGCCGATATATGCCCGACCAAGGTGAATCTCGGCGTCGGTGTCTACACTAACGAGGAAGGCAAGATCCTGCTGCTGCGCGCCGTGGCCGATGCGGAAAAGGCGTGCGTTGCAGCCGGCCTGCCACGCGGCTATTTGCCGATCGATGGTATCCCAGCTTATAACGCAGCCGTGCAGAAGCTACTGTTCGGCAAGGATTCGGCATTGATCGAGACTGGTCGCATCGTGACGGTGCAAGCGATCGGCGGTACCGGTGCGCTGAAGATCGGCGCAGACTTTCTACGCACACTGCACTTGAACGCCGAGGTCGCGATTAGCGATCCGAGCTGGGAAAACCACCGTGCGCTGTTCGAGACGGTCGGCTTCAAAGTTAAGGCCTACCCGTACTACGATGCGACCACCCACGGGGTGAACTTCGACGCGCTGCTCGCTGCGCTGAATAGCTACAAGACGGGTACCATCGTCGTGCTACACGCCTGCTGTCACAACCCGACCGGCGTCGATCTGAACGACGCGCAATGGGCGGAAGTCGTCGAGGTCATGAAGGCACGCCAACTGGTTCCTTTTTTCGACATCGCGTACCAGGGCTTCGGAGAAGACCTCGAGGCCGACGCGGCGGTCGTCCGCCTGTTCGCAGCGACCAACCTGAACGTATTCGTCTCCTCGTCATTCTCGAAGTCGTTTTCGCTCTATGGCGAGCGCGTCGGCGCGTTGTCAATCATCACTTCAAGTAAGGACGAAGCTACGCGCGTGCTGTCGCAGCTTAAGCGCATAATCCGCACCAACTACTCGAACCCGCCGACCCATGGCGGTGCTCTAGTTGCGACCGTGCTGGCGTCGCCAGAGCTGTACACCTCGTGGGTACAGGAACTCGGCGAGATGCGTGATCGTATCCGCGCGATGCGCAATGGCCTGGTCGAACGTCTGAAGGCAAGCGGCATAGATCGTGATTTCCACTTTATCAACGCACAACGCGGCATGTTCTCGTACTCGGGCCTGACCGCAGCACAAGTGGACCGCCTGCGTGACGAATATGGCATTTATGCCGTTAGTACAGGCCGGATCTGCGTGGCTGCGCTGAACACGCGTAACATCGACGCGGTAGCTGTCGCGATTGCAGCTGTTCTGAAATAAGCCTGCCAGCGAGATCAAATCGCGCCGGTTCACCTTGAAAGGTGCTCTACTGGAGCGCGTTCTTTATGTGTATCCAGGCGATATTGCATAAATCGAGCGAGAGCTGGTGATGTTTACGCGCAACAGTCATGGGGCTTGCCCCCTGTTATTGATTAGAAATTTGTAATCTTGAAATTAGCACATCGACCTTCATGTGAGGGAGAGGAATTGTTGCATAAATCGAGTGTGAGGATGCTCTTGCATCCTCACACTCGATTTATGCAACAACGCAACTATAAAGGATCAATATGCAGGGGAATTTTTTTAAAAATATTGCAGAAGTTCGTTTTGTCGTCGTTGTGTTCCAGGAACGATACCATGCACATGGTGTCTCGAAGAACTTGGCTTCAAATAACCATTGAAGCCTTTCACAACGCGTACTGGTAGAGAGTGATAGAATAGACACCTTTGAAACCTTTATTTAAAAACGTTAATACTACCGTATAGCCTTGCTGAGTAAGGCATTTCGGTCGACAAGGTGAAGCTTTACGGGAATCATGGTGACCTTTTTCGGGACATGAAGTGATTGGGTTCGGGGGCGAGCGTGAGACTTTGCAGGAGAGATCGTGAGCGGATTCAGGAGAACAGCGTTGGTGGTTCGGTGCAAAAGGTGAAGCTTTTCGGGATGGATACCAATGCTGACACCGCATAGTGCTTGAATCGCGTCCTTTTGGGCGTGAATCGCTAAGGTGAGGTTTTTCGGGGGTGTTATTTTGCCCAGAATCTTCCTTGGATTTGTCTATTTGATAGACATAGGTGAGGTTTCTCGGGATTCTGGGCGGTAAATGAAGTTTCTTGCCTCAAGGGGCGCGGCATCAAACCTCGAAAGTTGTAAAAGTGAACGGGGAATCCACCCGCAGAGATTGACGTGAGCTTTTACGGGGGAACGTACCGTTTTAGGCTTGTTGACGTTGCTCACAGGCTTTAAGTGAGATTTTTCAGGAGCTATTCTCTGCAATTTTAGCATCAGCTAGGCTTGAGGTGAGCATTTCCAGGATTAGAAGAAAGCCGGCCAAAAATCTATAAGGTGAGATTTTTCAGGACCTGAACACAGTGAAGAAAGGTAAAAGTGAGGTTTTTCGGGATTAGTGGGTGTTTACTTACCCGTAACCCCCGGTAAGACTGTAACTTTTGCAGTGCTTGCATGATTGATTTCATATGAGGTGAGCTTTTTCGGGATCTTTTTGGAATCATCGCTGCATTGCTTAATTTTATCTAATTACATGAAATAAATGGATATTTTCTTCTCCTCTTGGAGGTAGGTGAGATTTTTCGGGGGCATCTCATGATCTTGAAGCGTTCTTGCAATGGCCGCATGGCATGGCTTGGTGTCGTAGGCACCGTCACCGCCGATGACATCGATTTGTTTTTGCGTAGAATCTGATCGAGCAACTTGGCCAGAGCGTCACCGTCAGCCACATTCTAATTCGTCATTAGCTCGGCATGCGCTTGACCCGTATTTGCGTTGAGCGCAAGATGAACTTTACCCCAGGTGTGCCGCTTCGAGTAGCCCTGCTGGCGCACCTTCCATTCACCTTCGCCATAGAGCTTTAGACCGGTGCTGTCGACCATCAGATGGATCAGTTCGTTGTCGCGAAGGGGCCTTGTTGCGTCCTTGCGCTCGCTGTATGCAACAAAACGCCCTTCAAAAAACGCCCTTCAAATCACCGATCAAAGTCCATTAGGACAACCTCTTGACGCTCGCGACTTGATCGCAAAAGCGTCTCTCAAAAACCGGATCCGCTACACGCTCATCGCCCTGCTGCGTTCCTGCGTAGCGCGTCGAGGATTTTCCGTTCGAGCATCAGGTAATCACCGCCGAAGTGGTGATCTCCGCTAGTCCTGATGACCTGGGCATCGCTTCCGGCCAGCGATGGGCACAGAGTATCCTGCTCGGACATGCCATAGAAGCACTGCACCTTTTTGAGCGGCAGCTTGTTGCACTCCGGCCACACTTGCAGGGCCTGGTCACTAGCCGGCATGCCGAGCCAGCCCGTCACGCGGATCTGGAAGTCGGCCGAGGGCGCGAAACCGAGCAGCGAGATTACCGAGACCTTGTCTTTGAGCGGCTGCGCTAAGCGGTTGTAGGCGAATGGCATCACGTCGGCACCGAAAGAATAACCGATTAGAGCGACATGCGAGGCATGCCAGCGTGCCAGGTAGGTCTGCATCACGCGCGCCAGGTCGTGGCTGGTCTGGTCTGGCGTCTTCTCGCTCCAGAAATAATGCAGGCTGTCCCAGCCAACTACCGACAGGCCATCTTTTTGCAGCGCCCCGGCGATAGTCTTGTCGAGATCGCGCCAGCCGCCGTCGCCCGAGATCACGATCGCCAGCAGGCTTTCGCCGGCGGCTATACCGCCCGGCCTGGCCGGCATCTCGACCAGCGGCAAGTCCGACACATCGAGCTTGTCGGCGCTGCCGTTGAGTAGATGCGGCGCGAGCAGCGACACCAGCCGCGCGGCGTCGCCAGTCGTAGCGCTGTCGACGAAGCCCGGCGTCTTGCGGCGGCTCACGGTCGGGTCCGGTCGGCACATCCTGAAACGCGCGTCGAGCGTAGCGGTCGGCGCCACGGTCACCGCGCCTGAGATGGTGTTCTCTGGTGCCTGCGCCAGTACCTGGCGCGCCAATGCGCCACCCTGGCCGATTCCGGCCACGATCGGCGCGAAGTAGCGTGAGGTCTTTAACTGCCGTTCGAGCTGGTGACTGACTGCCTCGGCGTCGCCCACCAGTTGGTGGCAGCTTTCCTTGTCCTTGGCGAGATTCGCGGCGTAACGCGCGGTATCGACGCCGACCGTCAGCGCGCCGGCCTTGGCTAACGCCTCGGCGGTGGCCTGATCGGATGCGCTCCATCCGTCCGCTGCCGAATACAGCACTACGCAGCCATGCACCTCGTCCTCGGGGGGGGGCGTACCACGGTCACCTCGCCGTAGCGCCCACCGGGCATCTTGCCCATCCTGCCGACCAGGGTGGCTGGTACCGAGACAGTGCAAGCCTCCGTAACCTTGCCGGTCGTTTTGCTGCCCGATTCCGCCGAATCCACGCTGGCGATTGACACCAATATCATGCCGGCGGCGACAACCGCCAAGCCCCAACTATTCCACTTCATGAACGCCGACCTCCTGCCAACAGAGACAGATCAGCCAGCGTGAAGAACACGCCGACCGAGCCGGAAGCCGCCAGGTAACGCGGTTCCCATTGCGGCTCGAACTTGCTCTTGAAGGCGCGCAAGCCACGAAAATTATAAAAACGCCCGCCGAAGCGCCAGACGATACAGCCCAGACGGTGCCAGAGCGAAGACATCGGCACAGGACCCATGCCCGAGAACGGCACCATGCCGAGGCTCAGACGCTGGAAGCCAGCCTCCTTCAGATGCAGGGCGAGTTGCGTGAACAGGTATTCCATCGCGTACGGCGATGCCTCGGGCACATGACGCATCACGCCTACCGTCGCGTCGGTATTGAGATCAGTGGTCATGAAGGTGGCGAAGGCTACCGGATCGTCGTTCTGGCGCACCAGCATCACCGACTGGGTCGCCAGATAGCGATCATGGAATGCCGCAATCGAAAAACTCTTCTCGCGCGCGGCGCGGCTGTCGAGCCAGTCGTTGGAGATCTCACGCAAGAGTGGCAGCATCCCAGGCACCGCCTGGGGCAGGATCACCTCGACCGACATCGCGTCGCGATCGGCGCGCCGCAACGCGTAGCGCAGATGCGAGCGGTTCGAGCCCTTCAGGTTGAAGTGATCGAGCGCGATGTGCGCCTCCTCACCGAGCTTGACCAGGGTGAGCCCGGCGTCGAGATAGAGCGGTAGCGCATCGGCGCGCACCTGGTAGAAAGCCGCGCGGCCTCCGTGCGCATGCGCGCGCAAGATGAAGTCGTTGATTAGATCGGCCCATTCGTCGCGTGGGCCGACCGGATCGTAGAGCGCAGCCCAGGTACGCCCGTGCTTGGCGTACATCAGGAAGGCCTCGCGCGAGGCCGAGAACAGGAAGCTCTTGTCGCCCATCAGCGCCAGGCCCACGTCGCTGCGATCCTGGGCGCGGACGATGCGCGCCGCGTCATCCAGGTCCTGTGGCTCGGGCATCACGAAGCGACCGGCGGCCGGGCGCAGCAACTGCCAGAGCGAGCCCATTGCGGCGAACACGCCGGCCTCGAGCGTGGCGCGCAGCGCCCGCGAAGCAGGTTCGTCGAACGAGAAGGTCGAGCAGATTTCCAGGATTTCCTGGCTATAAGGCATGTCGTAAAACGCGAACAGCAGCACCCATACGGCCAGCATTAGCACCAGTGTGACTGACACGCACCAGCCGATTGTGAAGGGTTCGGCGAACAGCGAGGAATGGCGGTTGAAGCGCCGCCTCGACACCAGAAGCAGCACCAGCAGCACAACCAGCACGCCGACTTTGAGGAAGACTAGGCCCTTGGAGAAGGACAGAGCGAGGCTTGCCAGCGTAAGGCCCAGCGCTATCCACCAGGCGGCGTCGAGGCGACGCAGCAAGCCGTGCCCAACGAACAGCAGCGATATGCCGAGCACGCTGCAGAACAGCTGAGAGCTTTCCAGTACCGACAGCGGTGCGACGTTGCGTAGCACAGCGATACGCTGCCAGAAGGCCGGCATGGTGCCCGATATCACCAGTATGCCGCCTACTGCGAAGGTAACCAGGCTGAGGAATAGCGGTGCGAGCTGGGATATCTGGGCGGCCTGGGGCGACATGAAGCGATGGCCAACCGCGCGCCCTTCGAACACGGTCAGTAGCCCGGCTGACAAGACTAGCGGAACGCCGAAATAGATCGCGCGATAGGCGATCAGGGCGGCCAGCATCGAGGTGGGCAGCACCGCGCTGCCGAGCGTGAAGGCCATCGCCGCCTCGAACACGCCAATCCCGCCCGGCGTATGGCCGAGCATGCCGAGCAGCAGTGCGCCCGAGTAAACGGTGATGAAGGTGAGGAAGCCGATATGGCCGTGCGGCAGCAGCGACCAAAGTGCGAGGCCGGCGGCCACAACGTCGACCACCGCGCACAGCAACTGGCCGAGCAGGTCGCAGCGCGCCGGGATATCGAAAGAGAGCCAGCGCCAGCGTAAACAGATCTCGCGCGGGGCCTTACCGCAGAACATCACCAGTGCGGCCAGTAGTACCAGCACCAGCGCGCCGGCAGCACGCAGCCAGCCCAGCCCGACCGGCAGCATCGAGGCCAGCGCGGCCGAGCCGCCCAGCATGCCGAGCGCCGTCATGCCGACGATGCCCAGTGCCAGGTTCGTGCCCATGAAAACGGTCATGCGACCGATCTGGGCGGCACTCACGCCGGAGGCACCGTACACGCGCACCCGCACTGCGCCGCCGGTCAGCGCACCGAAGCCGGTGGCGTTGCCCAGAGCGGTGCCAGCGATGGTGCCGATCAACAACGGAATGCGTGGCACCGAAGCACCAACGTAACGTAGCCCGATCGCGTCGCGCGCGACCAGGGCGACATAGCTAAGCGCGGTGGCACCGAGCGCGCTGAACCATTCGCCGAGTGTGAGGCGCCGCAGGTTGCAAATCACCGACTTGTAGTCGACCGTTTCCAAATAATGCTGGAACACGAACAGCAAGGCGATACCAATGCCGAGCGCGAGCAGCGGCGACACGAGACGGTTGAGCCGCAAGGTCTGAATAAAGCGCACGCAAGCGCGCGCCGCGCGCCGCGGTAAATCACTTGAAGACATGAAATCTGAGAATCAGGCTGGAACTGTCGCGAGTTTGACGCTACCGTCTTTACCATCGTGTTGCGGTCGCGCCCAGAACGCGGACTTCGTTTGCCGTGATGGCCGGCCAGGCCGGTTATCAGGGCCCCGCAGTCTACCGGAGCGACATTACAAAATGGTTAGTCGCAGCCGAGAGGCCTCTTACGATGCCCTGAAAAACTGCTTCGGAACGCGCGCACTCTATCGCACGTCTGACGTCAAGAGATTGCGCATGATACTGGAAAAGCGCCATGAAAAACCTCGCAGCAACCACGTAAAGGTAAGCCCCTAGGTGGTTTGCACGGAATCGACTCAATTGCTGGTGCGAGGAACGGTGGCGTTTCGGGTTCCGAACCATCCAGGGATTCGCAGGGGCAGTTTCGAGAGTGCAGTGCAACACAACCCGCTGGGTACAATGGGCTGGAGCTCGGTTGGTGGGTAGCCAGAACATGAGCCAGGATGTGTAAAGGGGTGTTCCAGTTTGTAGAGGATCCAGTTGTTTAAATACGCTTTTCGATCAGGCTGACAGCGTCAAGAGGCTGACCTGACAGGCTTCGATG encodes:
- the mprF gene encoding bifunctional lysylphosphatidylglycerol flippase/synthetase MprF; translated protein: MSSSDLPRRAARACVRFIQTLRLNRLVSPLLALGIGIALLFVFQHYLETVDYKSVICNLRRLTLGEWFSALGATALSYVALVARDAIGLRYVGASVPRIPLLIGTIAGTALGNATGFGALTGGAVRVRVYGASGVSAAQIGRMTVFMGTNLALGIVGMTALGMLGGSAALASMLPVGLGWLRAAGALVLVLLAALVMFCGKAPREICLRWRWLSFDIPARCDLLGQLLCAVVDVVAAGLALWSLLPHGHIGFLTFITVYSGALLLGMLGHTPGGIGVFEAAMAFTLGSAVLPTSMLAALIAYRAIYFGVPLVLSAGLLTVFEGRAVGHRFMSPQAAQISQLAPLFLSLVTFAVGGILVISGTMPAFWQRIAVLRNVAPLSVLESSQLFCSVLGISLLFVGHGLLRRLDAAWWIALGLTLASLALSFSKGLVFLKVGVLVVLLVLLLVSRRRFNRHSSLFAEPFTIGWCVSVTLVLMLAVWVLLFAFYDMPYSQEILEICSTFSFDEPASRALRATLEAGVFAAMGSLWQLLRPAAGRFVMPEPQDLDDAARIVRAQDRSDVGLALMGDKSFLFSASREAFLMYAKHGRTWAALYDPVGPRDEWADLINDFILRAHAHGGRAAFYQVRADALPLYLDAGLTLVKLGEEAHIALDHFNLKGSNRSHLRYALRRADRDAMSVEVILPQAVPGMLPLLREISNDWLDSRAAREKSFSIAAFHDRYLATQSVMLVRQNDDPVAFATFMTTDLNTDATVGVMRHVPEASPYAMEYLFTQLALHLKEAGFQRLSLGMVPFSGMGPVPMSSLWHRLGCIVWRFGGRFYNFRGLRAFKSKFEPQWEPRYLAASGSVGVFFTLADLSLLAGGRRS
- a CDS encoding amino acid aminotransferase, with protein sequence MSFFSAVELVPHDPILGLNEAFNADICPTKVNLGVGVYTNEEGKILLLRAVADAEKACVAAGLPRGYLPIDGIPAYNAAVQKLLFGKDSALIETGRIVTVQAIGGTGALKIGADFLRTLHLNAEVAISDPSWENHRALFETVGFKVKAYPYYDATTHGVNFDALLAALNSYKTGTIVVLHACCHNPTGVDLNDAQWAEVVEVMKARQLVPFFDIAYQGFGEDLEADAAVVRLFAATNLNVFVSSSFSKSFSLYGERVGALSIITSSKDEATRVLSQLKRIIRTNYSNPPTHGGALVATVLASPELYTSWVQELGEMRDRIRAMRNGLVERLKASGIDRDFHFINAQRGMFSYSGLTAAQVDRLRDEYGIYAVSTGRICVAALNTRNIDAVAVAIAAVLK
- a CDS encoding acetyl-CoA C-acetyltransferase; the encoded protein is MTDVVIVSAARTGVGKFGGSLARMAAPELGARVIRAVLERSGVESDQVSEVIMGQVLTAASGQNPARQAVIKAGLPTAVPGMTINQVCGSGLKAVMLAANAIIAGDAEIVIAGGQENMSSAPHVLPSSRDGFRMGDTKLVDSMIMDGLWDVYNNYHMGITAENVAKEYGITREAQDVFAALSQNKAEAAQKSGRFDDEIVPIKIPQRKGEPIRFASDEFVRSGVTVESLAGLKPAFSKEGSVTAANASGLNDGAAAVLVMSTEKAKALGLIPLAHIKAYAHVGIDPKVMGMGPVPASRRCLERAGWSVGDLDLMEINEAFAAQALAVHKQMGWDTSKVNVNGGAIAIGHPIGASGCRILVTLLHEMQKRDAKRGLASLCIGGGMGVALAVERL
- the phaR gene encoding polyhydroxyalkanoate synthesis repressor PhaR, translating into MTTTKKTAERLIKKYPNRRLYDTETSTYITLTDVKQLVLEQKDFKVVDVKSSEDLTRSILLQIILEEESGGVPMFSSSMLSQIIRFYGHAMQGMMGAYLEKNIQAFIDIQNKLTDKSKHLYDSSNIMNPDVWSQFMNMQGMMASYIEQSKNMFVQMQEQMQSQAKSMFSSFPFKKPTPADDPDKK
- a CDS encoding 3-ketoacyl-ACP reductase, which gives rise to MTPRVAYVTGGMGGIGTGICQRLYKAGFIVVAGCGPNSPRRAQWIEDQKALGFDFHASEGNVGDWESTKLAFDKVKVEVGEVNVLVNNAGITRDVMFRKMTLEDWQAVIETNLTSLFNVTKQVIDGMVSHGWGRVINISSVNGQKGQVGQTNYSTAKAGIHGFTMSLAQEVATKGVTVNTVSPGYISTNMVNAIRPKVLEKIVVTIPVRRLGSPEEIASIVSWLASDESSFATGADFSLNGGLHMG